CATCTGATGCCAAGGCCTATGTTGCCAAACATTCAGATACAGAAATTGTTTCGTTTAAAACCGTACAAAAAGAGAGCATTGAAAAATATCAATAGGTATATAAAAAAGAGCTTAATTGTGAAAGGAACATATTAAAAATGAAAAATATTTTACGCGTTGGATTGCTTATATGTGTAATGGTAATAGCGTTTTTAACTGGTAATCAACATTCAACTGCCCTTGCAGCGATGACAGATGTGCAAGTGATTAAAGATGGAGAAGTCGTTTATTATAAAGATGTATTTTCAGCGTTATATGATGAATTAAATGAGGGGGTAACACGCACAAAAAATGTAAAGGATTTTAGTACAAAAAGATGGGTTCCGTTAGATTCGGTTACAATCGTTAAATTAAATGCATTAAAAAATATTTATTTCGCAAAAGAAGTAGCGGCAGATAATTATATTAAGACGTATCAAGAGAAAAATAATAGTACTTTGAAGAAAGTTAAATTCAGTACAATTCAAGCGAGTGCTGAGGAAAAATATAATAAAGAAGCACCTAGCCTTGACTTGAATGTAAGTAAAACAACACCGACGACGACAGATGTGACAGTGAATGTAGCTGTTACAGATAATGAGAAAGTAATCTTGAAACAATGGGCAAAGGGTGCAAAGCCAGCAAATCAATTTTCAGAAACCGATACAACATTCACAGAGAACGCATTTACAGTAAGTGAAAATGGAACGTATACGGTTTTTGCTATAGACAATAATGGTAACAAAAGAACGAAATCCATAACAATCACAAATATTGATAAAGCGGCACCAACCATTACATTATCAATTCCTGAAAGCGATGTAACAGCGGTTAGTAAAAAAATCCAAGTTTTAACCACAGATGATAATGAAATCCAAAATCAGAAATGGGCTTATGGAGATAAAGACATCGAATACTTTATGGATAAAGGTTCAAAAATTGCCACTTTGCAAAATGAGAAACAAAAAGATAAAATTATTGCGCTGAAAAATGGCGTTTATACAGTATATGCAGAAGATAAATTAGGCAATAAAGCAGTAAAAACAATTACGATTGATGGCATTTCTGAATTTACAGAAGTAACACAAACGGGGGTTCATTGTGAAGTTTGCCGTATGGATCTACATAATACTGACCCAAATAAAGTGTACGCTGCCAAAGCAATTGACCAAGAAGGATATACGCATTATTTTTGTAGAATTGGATGTATGTACCATCAAGAACATTCAAATGGTTTAGCATTTACGAATAAATATGTTCGCGATTATGGCACAACAGCACCACGCATAAATAACTGGATTGATGTTGAAAAGGCGATAACGGTAAAATTTAATAGTAGTGAAACAGCTAAAGGCATTATGGGATGGAAACTATTCCACTTCTCTGATTTATCAAGTGCAGCAAACTACTTAGGTATGAGCAAAGAACATGTAGTGGCTGAAAAATTAGAAAATATTATGGAATATACAAAAACGAATAATAAGGGCATGAATTATCAATATGAGGTTGATAAAATAGCGCCGTAATATACGTTTGTCATTGAGACTAAATACCAAAAGCGAAAACTCCAGTATCGTATTTGTTGTTGAGACAAATCACGATAGGAGTTTTCGCTTTGTGTGATTATATGTAGCCATATATTATCCTTATTTACACTGGAGGTATTACTTTTGTGGTTAAAAATATGATTTCCATCATGATGATTATCACTTTAATAACGATTGTTGCTATTAATGTGAAAAAGCCAATCGATGAAAAAGAAACAATGAAAACAGAAGAAACAGCGCAAACTGAAACCAGTGCTCCGAATGCAACAGAGGGTACGCAAAATCAAGTAGAGTATAGAGCACCCAATTTTGAGTTGCAAACGTTAAAAGGTGAAACAGTCCACTTATCCGATTATGTAGGTAAAAAGGTATTTTTAAATTTTTGGGCAACGTGGTGTCCGCCGTGTCAAGAAGAAGTGCCACATATGCAAAAGATTTACGAAGAATATCAAAATCAAGGGGTAGAAATTTTAGCAGTTAACGTAACAAATAAAGATAAGGGAAAAGAGGTAGTTGCGCAATTTGTGAAGGAACATGGTATGACTTTTGACATTATGTTAGATGAAGAAGGGTTTGTAGGAAGTAAATATCAAGTTATTACACTGCCAACGACTTATATAATTGATACAAAAGGAAACATGGTAAATATCATTGAAGGGCCAATGAATGAGGCATTAATGAAAGAATTGATTAACACGACTAAATAATAAAAATGGACGATGTCATACTCCTATTTTTCTTTGTTGGAAGATAAATCGAATGGTTTAGTAAGCGCTACTTATATTTAAGTAGCGTATTTTTATTGAAGGATGCTGACACGGCTATGCAGATAAACTGCGACAAACTGAAGTTCATCTAATAGTTTCGTATATACATGTCATAGACTAACTATTTTTTAATGTTCCTGTTCTAACTATTAACATTTGTCAGTATTAGGTTGTTTTTTTCTTTAGTATTTTTAATTTGAATGTATTTATATGAGAGAAAATTAGTATCTCACAATGGAAGGATGTCAACCCAACTTGCATTGTAAATTATATACGTACATTTTTATTTTTTTGCAATTGAGGAGTGATAAATCATAACTACATAATAGGCCAATAGATATGGTTGAAATGAAAATGTTAATTATAGGTATATTATATTATTTTATGTAAACATTCTAAAAATTTAACCAATTTAATCTATTTTGCAGTAATGTAATGTTTGAAGTTAAAAATTTTAAAGGATGGTGTTATGGATGGAACCATATGTCGGAGAAATTCGAATGTTTGCAGGTAACTATGCTCCACAAGGATGGAGCTTGTGCAATGGCCAGCTCTTACCTATTGCAGAAAATGAATTGCTCTTTTCTTTAATTGGTACGACTTATGGAGGAGATGGACAATCGAATTTTGCTTTGCCAAATTTTCAAAGTAGAGTCGTTGTTCACCAAGGGCAAAACCTAATAACTGGGACTAATTATACTATAGGGCAAATAGGGGGGACGGAATCTGTCACTTTAAGTACATCACAACTTCCAGCTCATACGCACCTAGTAAAAGCTTCCTCCCTTACTGGTACGACACCTAGTCCTGAAAATGCTGTTTGGGCGAAAAACATGCAATATTCGACACAACCACCAAATAGCACAATGAAGGCAACAAGCATTTCAAGTGTTGGCGGAAATGCGCCTCATGACAATGTAATGCCCTTTTTAACCATTAGTTATATAATCGCTCTTTACGGAATGTACCCATCATTTAATTAGGAGGAAAAAAGATGATTGAAGCATTTGTAGGTGAAATCAAATTATTTAGCTTTGCAGGCGTTCCAAATGGATGGGCATTATGTAATGGACAATTATTACAAATTAATACAAATCAAGCCTTGTTTTCCTTATTGGGCACAACTTTTGGAGGTGATGGCATTCGAACATTCGCCTTACCTGATTTAAGAGGAAGGGTTCCAGTTCATGTAGGTAACGGTGTGACAATAGGACAAAAAGCTGGACAAGAAACGCATATGTTAACCTTGAATGAAATGCCGAAGCATAACCATACTGTCACAGCTAGTTCGGATAATGCTTCATTGAAAGTGCCTACTGGTAATGTATGGGGCACATCCTCTGATACTGTCTATTCAGTTAATGAGCCAAATACAAATATGAATGCACAAGCTTTATCAACATCTGGCAATTCACAGCCGCATCAAAATATGCAGCCATACAGTGTGGCGAATTATTGCATAGCTTTAGTTGGCATTTATCCACCAAGAAATTAAAGAAAAAGGAAGTGAAGAAATCATGTCAGAAGCCTACACGGGAGAAATTCGAATATTTGGTGGTAATTTCGCGCCACAAAATTGGGCATTTTGTAATGGTCAGTTACTAAGCATAGCTTCGAATAGTGCGTTATTTGCCATCTTAGGTACCGTTTATGGAGGAGATGGAAAGACAACCTTTGCTTTACCCAATTTAAATGGGAGGGCAGCGATTCATCAAGGAACAGGTGCAGGATTAACGCCAAGAAATATCGGAGCAGCTGGAGGTTCTGCTACTGTTACATTACTAACAACAGAAATGCCTAGTCATCATCATATGGCTGTTTGTAACAATGTACCAACAGCAAGTAATGAGCCAACGGGAGCAATCTGGACCGAACAGCAAGGTAGGGGCTCACTCCCTGCTTATTCAGTTTCAGGAAATACAACCATGAATGTGATGACGATCGATCAAGCAGGTGGAAGTCAACCACATAATAATATGCAACCATATTTGGGTTTGAATTTCATTATTTGTTTATTTGGAGAGTTTCCTCCTAGAAACTAGGAATTATTTTGTCGAAGGGTGTGAATCAACTAAAAAGGAGAAGCAAAAATGGGGAAAAAGATTTTTATAATCATGTTATGTTTGCTGTTGATGACTTTTAGCCAATTGACTGGGATCAGTTTTTTGTCACCTGTTCAAGTGGAGGCGGCTAGTTGTGATACACCGAATTTTCCTAAGTGTACACAAGATTTAACACAACCTACATGGCTAACTGATACGAATAATGGCTTTGTAGTAAGTCGTACTGGTGATGATGGTTTTGATTTATTAAAGTATAGTGATGGGACACAATTTCCTGCTGGGTATTATATTGATGCAAATGAATATTCGCCACCAAAATCAATTCGAATTTCCGCTGGCGAAAACTTTGCGGGCGGTGTCTTTAATTTAAAATCATTAAAGATTAATACAATTAATAAACATAACGCAAACGATGCGCTAAGTTTAACGATTCAAGGATATGATCAAGACGGAAATCTAAAAGGAAGTCCCGTAACCTTTAAGACCGTTGCCTTTCATGAACCAATTTATGATATTCCAGTAAATTTAGAGGGCATTCACTCATTTGTCATTACTGTCAGTGTACAGTATATAGCTACTGTACAGGCGGGGATATGGGATGTAACATTTACACATTTTACAATCGATATTCCTAATAATCCGCCAACCGTTACCAATAGCGCAATTACTGCGTCAAATATCAATGCATCTGAAGTACAGTTGGACTGGGTGAAAGCATCTGACGATTTAACAGCTCAAGGAGATTTAGAATACCGTGTCTATCAATCTAGTAGTAATAATATTGATACGGTTAGTGCCATTGAATCCAATGGAACAGCTTTAGGAAGCGGTTATGCTAAAGATATTATGTCCTATAATGTTACAGGACTTACTGCCAATACAAGCTATTATTTCAATGTTATTGTTAAAGATGCTGATGGCTCCAAGAGTGCTTATACGATGCAGCAGGTCACAACACTTACATTAAATAAACCACCGACATCCAGTAATGGAACGGTAAATGTCAATGAAGGTCAAGTGTATACATTTAATACGACTTCCTTTGCTTTTTCTGATGAAGATGCTGGTGACACATTAAAACAGATTCAAATCTCTGCCATTCCAACTAGTGGACAACTTTTCCTTGATAGCAATCTGAATGAACAGTTCGATGCTGCCGAGGCCATTACAAATGGTATGGCAGTTAGTAAAGTTGACTTAGATGCAGGGAAGTTAAAATATATTACCGACAATGGTGTTGCTTCCTCTTTTGCATTTAAGGTAAGCGATGGCATGAATGATAGCGGTGTCTATACGATGAATCTTATTGTCAAAGCACGTCCTAACGTGACAATTTCATCAAATAAGACTAGCCCAACTAATAGCAATCCGATTCTTATAACGACGGTATTCAGTGAGTCAGTAACAGGTTTTACGGTCAATGATATAGCTGTAACAAATGGTATTGCTACCTCTCTAACAGGAAGTGGTACCACATATACAGCACAAATATCACCTATTGCAGACGGAACTGTGAAAATCAAAATTCCTGAAAAAGTTGTTACTAATAGTAGTGGTGCATTCAATAAAGCTTCCAATGAATTACAAATAATTTATGATGCTACACCACCTACCAATATTGCGCTTAGTAATACGACGGTACAAGAAAAGGCGCCCATCGGTACAACTATTGGGACATTGGTAGCAACAGATTCAGGAAGTTCAGCAACATTCACATATGCATTACAGTCAGGGGATACAAGCTTCTTTACGATTGATGGAAATGTATTAAAGACAAATGCGCTGTTTGTCTACGATACGAAAAATAGTTATAAGATTACGATAAGCGTAACAGATGAGGCTGGCAATACGTTTGATAAGGAGTTTATAATCCAAATTACTAAAAATCACGCGCCTACAGGCACAATGACCATTAATAATGGACTAGCATCTACAAGTACTCCTAACGTTACCTTAACAATGACGGCAATGGATATAGAAGGAGAAGCGATAGAAATGCGCTTTTCGAATGATGGGATTACTTGGTCCGGTTGGGAGCCAAACATATCTACGAAAAGTTGGACATTATCAAATGGGGATGGTAGTAAAACGGTTTATATGCAACTAAAGGATACGGCTGGTAATCTATCGAATGCATTTTCAGATACGATTGTGCTCGATACAACGCCTCCAGTTATAACAGGTGTTGCCAATAGTGGGGTTTACAACACCGACGTAACGATAAGCTTTAATGAAGGAACTGCTACCTTAAATGGAGCTCCCTTCACAAGTGGCACTATTGTAAAGTCAACCGGAAATTATACTTTGGTTGTAATAGATAGCGTAGGTAACACGACTACCGTTGCTTTTGCGATTGATAAAGTGCTGCCACAAGCAGTAGAAGTGACCATTAAATCGACTAATCTAGATTCGACAAAGGCAAAGGTAGGCGATACTATCACATTAGCAATGAAAACAGATAAGACGATTCAAACACCATCTGTTACCATTGCTGGAAAACCAGCTACTGTAAGTGGCGCTTCGACGAACTGGCAGGCGACTTATGTGGTAGCGCATGGTGATTTAGAGGGCATAGCACCTTTTACCATCAATTTCAAAGATGTGCTAGGTAATGCAGCCATAGAGGTAACGGACGTAACGGATAGTAGCTTTGTTACAGTTGATGGCGTAAAACCAACTGTAAAGAAGGGTACTATGGTGTCAACTAATGCTAATCCAACAGTTGCAAAGGTCAATGATAGTATCACAATCGATTTTGAGACAAGTGAGGCAATTCAATCGCCAAATGTTACGATTCTAGGACAAACAGCAAATGTAAGCGATAAAGGTGATGGGGATGCTAAAACATGGCAAGCAAGCTATACGCTAAAGTCAGGTGATGCAGAGGGACCGATTCCTTTTACAATAGATTATCAAGATTTAGCGGGGAATGATGGCTTACAAGTGACAGACGTTTCATCAGGAACAGTTGTCGTGTTTGATAAAAAGGCTCCTGAAATAACAACCTATTTCCCTGCGCATCAGGCAACGAATGTACAGCCTACAGATAATCTTGTGTTAACATTTAATGAAAAGGTCTTGCCAGTTACGAATAAAAATATTGTTATTCGCAATGCTACTACAAATCAACTTGTTGAAACGATTGATGTTACACATGCCAATGTTTCAATCGCGAATCACAGCGTGACCATAAATCCTACAAAGGATTTTAATAATAACACGGCTTATAGCATTCAAATTGATGCAGGAGCATTTAGCGATTTGGCTGGTAATGTGTATGACGGCATTACCAATAATACGACTTGGTATTTTACAACAAGCGCATTACCAACATATACCGTTATGTATGACAGCAACGGAGCGGATGGGGGGAACGTGCCTATCGATTCGAAGCGTTATAAAACACAGGAAACAATAACTGTGTTAAATAATGGGGATTTAACTAAAGCTAGATTTTCATTTGTAGGCTGGAATACGAAAGCTGATGGAAAAGGCGTTACTTATAAAGCAGGGCAAACGCTTCAAATGGGGAAAGGGAACCTTGTATTGTATGCGGTATGGTCTCCAAACTATGTACCAGGAGATGGAGGATCATCAACATCAACATCAAGTCCTGACCCCGTTGTACCAAGTAATCAATTTATGGTGAATGTAGTAGATCCGCGTTTGCCTAACGAGGTGCTCTTGCAAACCGTGTTAACACGCGTATTTCTTAACGGTAGTTTCCAAGATAGCGTGAATTTTACGGTGGCCAATGCAAACGAGTTTCTTCGAAAATTAGCGAATCAAGAAGATAAAAAATCTCGACTTGTCATTCCCGATATGGCGCAACCAGCAAGTGAGACAAAGGTGATACTTGCTAGAGAGGCAGCTAAACGATTACTAGAGGGCAAATCCTATTTTGGTATTGATATGACGATGGTCAAAATAGATGTTCCCTATACTTCTATGGCTGACTTCAATGAAGATATTTACTTCCGAATCGTTCCGATTAAGGATGCCCTACGGCAAAAAGCAATCGAAGACCGAGCGAAACAAGCGGAAATAGTGTTACAACAGAGTCATGGCGCTAATGTAAAGCTTGTTGGTCAGTCAATCTCGATTGACACAAATCTACAAAATCGTCCGGTAACAGTGCTACTACCATTACCAGCGAATTTAACTTCAGCTCAACGAGAACAATTAATGGTTTACGTAGAGCATAGTAATGGTTCAGTCGAAATCATCCGTGGACGAATTGTAGAATTTGCGAAAGGGCAAACAGCGATTGCTTTTGATGTGCAGCATTTTTCTACTTTTACATTACTAAATGTAGAACAAGCGCATGAAGAACAACCCGAAAAGGAACCTACAGAAGTGAACAAGTCATTTGCTTCTTATATTCAAGGCTACGCAGATGGTACATTCCGTCCGAATGCCTATGTCACACGTGCGCAAATGGCAGCAATGCTAGCAAGAAACCTAAGTAATCATAATGTACCAGAAGCGTCTAATGTTTTTTATGCAGATACAGCTGCTTCGTGGGCAAAAAATGATATAGAGTATGTTCGTACCGAAGGAATTATGCAAGGTCGTCAAAATGGTTCATTTGGTCCGAACGATATGATAACGAGAGCCCAAATGGCGGTCATTGCTGTAAGGTGGATTGATAAGCAATGTGCAGAAGGAACTACAGATACGCCGTATTGTGAAATAACAGCAAATGGCGAAACATACAGTGACGTGGCATCTACGCATTGGGCTGCACAGGAAATCCAACGCATAAGCTCGATGGGTATTATGGTTGGCTCAGGGAATGGTCAATTTAGACCTGAAGAGAAACTAACGCGTGCACAGGCGGTAAAAGTCCTTAATCGACTTTTCAATCGTCCAGTATTGACAGATAGCACAGTACCAATCTTTAAGGATATTCCAAGCAATCACTGGGCTTTCTATGAAATTCAAGCCGCAGCAACAAATGAAACAAAATAAGGACATTACATTATCTTCTATTATGATGCTATTAGCTGGCGGTTTTTAATAATCGCCAGCTATTTTAATGTTCACCCGATTTCCCCTCACTACTCTCCTAATTTTCTGTAAATAACTAAACTATCTAATATAAAATTCCTATCTTTATAGGATTAATTGAATGTGAATTTTATAATTCATTTATCCTTTTTAAGTTCTAATTTTTAATAAATTACTAGGTATATAGATATAGTTTAACTAATTGAAAATGCTACTTTCTATCAATATTTCAAAATATTCAAATATTACGATATTCGAATTAGTTTATTTGTGATAAATTGGAAATATCACACTAAACTGAAAAGTGTGACAATTAAAGGAGGAAGGGGAAATGAGATTTGAAAAAGTTTAAGTTAACGACATTTTTAAGTAGTATTTTAGCTTTCATTATGGTGCTTTCTCTCTTGGCTCCAATATCGAGTGCTAGTGCTGAAGAATCGAAACCATTCAAGCAGGATGGTCAAAGCGAAAGTATCATTCAATTAAAGGCTGCTATCGCTGAACAGCTAAGCTTGTCTAAAGATGGTCCAACGCTCCATGAAAGCTTACAAAATGTATCAGGCAATCAAGAGGTGGCAGTTATCGTTCATTTATCTGAAATGCCTGTGGCACTAGAGCAAGGAATAAGCCAACTTAAAGGCCAAAGATTTTCTAAAGCTCAGGCAAATGAAGCTCGCTCTAATGTAAAAGCACAACAAGTACAAGTACAAAAAGAGTTAGCTGTTAAAAATGTTCAGATGACGCAAGGCTACACATTCGATACAGTTTTAAATGGCTTCGCAGCAACTGTAAAAGCAAATGATCTTCCAAAATTGCTTACAATCGAAGGCATTACATTAATCGAACCAGATGCCATTGTTTACGCATCAGAAGATGATACGATGAAATCATCGGAACTGGTTAAGGAAGATCAGCTAGAAGCGCAAATGAATACAAGTAATTCTTTCCTTGGCATTGAACAGCTTTGGAACGAAGGATTGGAAGGACAAGGCATTAAGGTAGCCGTATTAGATACGGGTATTGACGCCGATCACCCTGAATTTGCTGGAATTTATAAAGGTGGAAAAAACTTTATTCCATATTCAGCAACTTACACAAAGCCTCGTGCAGATAACGATGCATCGGAAACATTACCTTCGGAGCGTCCAGTTGGAACACCGGAGTTTAATGAAAAAGGAAGCGCATTCTATACTTCTCACGGTACACATGTTGCGGGAACAATTGCAGCAATCGGAGCTAATCAATACGGTATTAAAGGAATTGCACCAAAAGTAGACCTTTATGCTTACCGTGTTCTTGGGGCTTACGGAAGTGGTGCTACATCCGGTATTGTAAAAGCAATTGAAACGGCTGTATTAGAAAAAATGGACATTATCAATCTTTCGCTTGGCGGGGGAGCAAACTCTGAAACAGACGCTGGTTCATTTGCGATTAATAATGCAATGATAGCTGGAACAATCGGCGTTATTGCAACAGGGAACTCTGGTCCAAATCGCGGTACAATGGGTACGCCTGCAACAGCTCGTTTAGGAATTGCTGTAGGGAACACAACGAATCCTGAAACAATGTATAACGGGGAAGTCAAAGTTACCGTTGGCAATTACAACTTAACAAAACAACTTCCGTTAATGGGCACGACTTTTGGGAAAAATGTAGCAACGCAGCTGCAAGGGGAATTTGATTTAGTAGCTGTCCCTGGAAACGGAGAAGTAAAAGACTATGAAGGAATCGATGTAACGGGGAAAGTCGCATTGATTTCTCGTGGTGGTATTGCATTCGTTGATAAAATTGCCAATGCAAAGGCAAATGGAGCAGTTGCAACAATTATTCATAACTTTGCTGGTGGAACGAATGCACCAAACATTTCAGGCACATTCCTTGGTGATTCATTTGAGTTTTTACCAACATTTGATATGTCCCAAACAGATGGTACTGCCATTCGCGCTGCTTTAGCAGGTGGCACAGGAAAAGTAAGCTTTAGTAAATTTGCTTCAACAAATACTACGGGCGATGAAGTAAACTCTTCAAGTTCACGTGGCCCGTCTACACCAAACTTTGATATTAAACCAGATGTAAGTGCACCTGGGACAAATATTATGTCCACGATTCCAATGTATAAAAAAGATTTCCCTAATGCCAATTATGCTGAAGCATATGCTCGTAAAACAGGAACTTCTATGGCAACACCGCATATTGCAGGTATTGCGGCGTTAGTTAAACAAGCAAATCCTGATTGGAATGCGTTCGATGTAAAAGTAGCGCTTTCGAATACAGCAAAAGTTTTAGATAAGACAAAATACGATGTATTTTCTCAAGGGGCAGGGCGTGTCAATGCATATGCAGCAGCTCATCCAGAAATTCTTGCTTATGCACTTGATAGCGCAATTTTAGATGGAACGGGTGCAGTGGCAGAAAACTTGAAAGGTACTGTTACTTTCGGTCCACAATCACTTAAAGATAGAGATATTTCTGTCACGAAACAAGTTTTAGTAAAAGATATCAAAGGGAACGGTGGCAACTATAATGTTTCAATTGATGTGACAAAAACATTTGGTGATGCAACTGTTACAGTAGACCAGCCAACATTTAATCTAGTAGGTGAGCAAGTTTTAAATATTACGTTAACAGCTTCGCAAGCTTCCGCACCAAACGGCTCTGAATTACTAGGTTATATTTACATCGGCAATGGCGCTACAGAAATTTCATTGCCATTTGCAGCCGATTTTGGCGCAGAGGCAACAACTGAAGTCAAAGACTTGACTATTACAGAAACGGATCTTTCCTTTAACGGAGATGGAGTGAAAGACTCGGCTGTACTATCATTCACATTAACTGGAGATGTAACAACGAACTATATTGAACTTTGGGATATTATGAATCCAGAAGGCGGAGAATATGGAGATGGCTATATTGGCTATTTACATGCAGGTACTGCACTAGGAAAAGGTTCTTATACGCTAAAAGTAGGTGGGCAATACAAACCATGGGGATCAGCACCTGCCACAACGATTCCAGATGGTCTGTATACAATTGACTTTACTGGTCTTGCAGCATCAGGCGTAGTGTCAGACTATGTTGGACCAATTTTCGTCAAATCGACTAAACCAGAAATTACTGGTTCAGTAGCGCAAGGCGTTGCAACAGGTCAGGTAACAGATAAGTATATTGACTACAATGTAGCGTTAAGTGCATACGGTTTAAATTACAATTTAAATGATAAATTAAAAGCTTCCTATATTGCGACGGTAAATGGGGAAGTACAAGCGCCAGTTGCGTTTGAACTAAATCAAGACGGAAGCTTTACATTCCCAGTAACAGCAGAAACAAATGCTGTAACAGTAAAAATTAATGACGCTGCGGGCAATGTTGGGGAAGCTGTAATCTATGAAAAAGAAGTAGTAGAGCCAGTAGTGACACTTTCTGTAAATCCAACTGAGCTAAACCTAACAACTGGAGAAACAGCACAGCTGACGGTAACAGAAACGTCAACGCCTGCAGAAGGTGAAGCAACAGTGCAAGACGTAACGTCTAAAGCTACGTATGTTGTTGGAGATGAAAATGTTGCAACTGTAGTCAATGGTGTAGTAACGGCAGTAGGTGAAGGTACAACGACAATTACTATGTCATACGGTGCGAATGAAGTGACAATAAATGTGACAGTGAAAGCACCTAATGTAGAAACACCAATTGTCACATTAGAAATTGACCAAGCGCAGGTAGAAACAAGAATAGGTAAAGAAGTTGCGGTTAAAATTACGGAAGTAACTACTTTTGAAGGTAAAACAACAGAAAAAGATGTGACAAATCTGGCAACATACGAAGTAGCAAATGATAAAATTGCTACTGTAAAAGCAGGTGCCGTAAAAGGAAAAGGTCAAGGCAATACGACGATTACGGTAACGTATGGTGAGCATACACTAACATTTGATGTGTTGGTTGTAAAGCCAGGTAACGGCAATGGAAATGGAAATGGAAATGGTAACGGCAACGGAAATGGCAAGGGCAATAACAATAACAATGAAGTGACCGAGGGTGACTTATAATTACGATTAGTTTAAACAAAAAGAGAAATTGCACTGCGCAATTTCTCTTTTTATTATGGACTGTAAAGCAACACTAAGATGTATGTCTCTAGTAAACTAACTGGCTGTGTTCCTTAAATTTAAGAAGCCTGTATTTTTTATTTTGACAAAAAAGACTTTTGTCATTATGATAAGGTAAATGAGAATGATTATCATAACGAAGGAAGCTGAAAGATGTTGAACAAGGTAATCCCATTACACGAACAATTTAGTAATGGAGTGAGATATAAGTGATGAGCAAAATGGATCAATCAGCATTGACATGGGAAAAAAT
This DNA window, taken from Lysinibacillus sp. FSL M8-0337, encodes the following:
- a CDS encoding S8 family serine peptidase, which codes for MKKFKLTTFLSSILAFIMVLSLLAPISSASAEESKPFKQDGQSESIIQLKAAIAEQLSLSKDGPTLHESLQNVSGNQEVAVIVHLSEMPVALEQGISQLKGQRFSKAQANEARSNVKAQQVQVQKELAVKNVQMTQGYTFDTVLNGFAATVKANDLPKLLTIEGITLIEPDAIVYASEDDTMKSSELVKEDQLEAQMNTSNSFLGIEQLWNEGLEGQGIKVAVLDTGIDADHPEFAGIYKGGKNFIPYSATYTKPRADNDASETLPSERPVGTPEFNEKGSAFYTSHGTHVAGTIAAIGANQYGIKGIAPKVDLYAYRVLGAYGSGATSGIVKAIETAVLEKMDIINLSLGGGANSETDAGSFAINNAMIAGTIGVIATGNSGPNRGTMGTPATARLGIAVGNTTNPETMYNGEVKVTVGNYNLTKQLPLMGTTFGKNVATQLQGEFDLVAVPGNGEVKDYEGIDVTGKVALISRGGIAFVDKIANAKANGAVATIIHNFAGGTNAPNISGTFLGDSFEFLPTFDMSQTDGTAIRAALAGGTGKVSFSKFASTNTTGDEVNSSSSRGPSTPNFDIKPDVSAPGTNIMSTIPMYKKDFPNANYAEAYARKTGTSMATPHIAGIAALVKQANPDWNAFDVKVALSNTAKVLDKTKYDVFSQGAGRVNAYAAAHPEILAYALDSAILDGTGAVAENLKGTVTFGPQSLKDRDISVTKQVLVKDIKGNGGNYNVSIDVTKTFGDATVTVDQPTFNLVGEQVLNITLTASQASAPNGSELLGYIYIGNGATEISLPFAADFGAEATTEVKDLTITETDLSFNGDGVKDSAVLSFTLTGDVTTNYIELWDIMNPEGGEYGDGYIGYLHAGTALGKGSYTLKVGGQYKPWGSAPATTIPDGLYTIDFTGLAASGVVSDYVGPIFVKSTKPEITGSVAQGVATGQVTDKYIDYNVALSAYGLNYNLNDKLKASYIATVNGEVQAPVAFELNQDGSFTFPVTAETNAVTVKINDAAGNVGEAVIYEKEVVEPVVTLSVNPTELNLTTGETAQLTVTETSTPAEGEATVQDVTSKATYVVGDENVATVVNGVVTAVGEGTTTITMSYGANEVTINVTVKAPNVETPIVTLEIDQAQVETRIGKEVAVKITEVTTFEGKTTEKDVTNLATYEVANDKIATVKAGAVKGKGQGNTTITVTYGEHTLTFDVLVVKPGNGNGNGNGNGNGNGNGKGNNNNNEVTEGDL